The following is a genomic window from Paenibacillus thiaminolyticus.
CCGGAACCGGTAGAAAGGGGATTCCGGGTGGGTGTATTTGGCGGGCGGCGGGAACGATTCATGGGGATGGAGACTCTCCCCTTCCACCCAATCGAATATGGCCGTATAACCGTCTCCCGCGCGAAAATGCTCCTGCAGCGCGATTAGATGCGGATGCCGCAATTGTTCATACAGCGGCATCGCCTGCTCCAGCCGGGCGATCGCATCCCGGTGATCTCCCGCATAGCGGACAGGGCGCGCGCCGGCATACTTCACGAAGCTCCGGATCCCGTCCCGTTCGACCCCGAAGGACAGATTCCCCGAATCTTGCTGGTCGAACACGCAGAATACGTGCCCCAACTCCCGCAGCCAGGAAAAATCATGCTCCTGCTTCACCTGAAAAGAAACGTCATCCATTCGTATCGTTACTGCTTGTTGTCCTTGTTCCGTCACTGTATTCCTCCCCGGTATGTATCAGCTTGGCCATCATATATTCATCCACGAATTGATCGTCCACCCGCAAGGAGCGGCTTAATGTGCCTTCGATCCGAAAGCCACGCTTCGTATATAATTGGATGGCCCGTTCATTATGCGTCATGACCGTGAGCTGGAGCCGATGCTTGCCGGCCGCGGCCGCCCAGTTCTCTACTTCTTCCATCAGCCGGCTGCCCAAGCCTTGGCCCGCATAATGCTCCAGTATGCCGATAACGACAGACACCGCATGTCTGGACCGCTTCAGGCTGGAGCCGATGCCGGCCGCGAACCCGGCGATGCCTCCCTGATCGGTGACGGCCAACAGCATAATCGAATCGTCCGAGTCGTACAAGCTTGCGAACCGCCGGGCTTGTTCTTCCAGGGTGAGGCCGCGCTCCCCAGGCCCATAAAGCATGAACTTCGTCTCCTGATCCAGACGGGCGCAAAAATCAATAAAAGCCTGAGCATCCTTCGCCTCCGCTTTGCGGATGAACATAGTTTTCCCTCCTTGGGCGTATTGTTTCTTCTGAACCCTTTTCATAGAGATGGAATAACTGAGATGCACTTGTAGGGAATGGGGTTGTCCGTATTACATGGAAAATTGAAAAGATAAGAAGCTATAATAACATATAATAGACTAAGATTACCATTTTGGAAAATACCTTCATTGAGTAACGGGGACAGGTTGTTGGATGATCCCAAATAAATAGGATTGGAGCATATATGATCATTTCCGAACAAGATTTTGAAGCGAAGGGAATCACTTATACGATTCGATCGGCCAGCGCAACGGATGCAGAAGAACTGTCCGCCTTACGGGTGCAAATTGATGGAGAGACGGAGTTTTTAGACCGAGAACCAGGAGAAGCATTCATTGATGTGCCCGGTTTTGAACACTTGATAAGAGCCGATTCCGAAAAGAAAAGAAATATATTTTTAGTGTCGGTCGTGCAGGATCGGATCGTCGGGTTTTCGCGATGCGAGGGAAGCCAATTAAGAAGATTCTATCACAAAGTAGAATTCGGCGTATGCGTCCAAAAAGAGTTTTGGGGATGTGGCATCGGGAAAAATCTGCTAAAACAATCGATGGCTTGGGCCGACTCCAATGGCATTACTAAGATCACGTTGAATGTGTTAGAAACCAATGAGAAAGCGATCGCCCTTTATAAGATGCTGGGCTTTGAAATCGAAGGGACATTAAGAAACGACAAGATTCTGTCCGACGGTAAATACTATAACACCATTGTTATGGGAAGATGTATAGACTGAGTTTAGGAATCTTGGACGCGATCGAACGGTAGTAAAAGGTAAAGTTGCGGTACCCTATCCGTATTTGTGCACAAAAAGTCACCTCAATGAAAGCGGTATGCGCTCCTGTTGACGTTCCTCGCGTATCAGCTTCTTGATCATCTCCAGTTGCGGCTCGCGTCCCTGCGCCAGATCTTCGAATGTGGTCGGAACGTAGATGTCCGGCTGCAACGCATCTTCATAGTGATTTTTTACCGTCGTGTAAGGCCGTTCAATCCACTTATAGGAAATCGATAATCTTAGTTTTGATTCGGGAATCCAGACTCTGCATCTCTTCTGTGCCAAAAATTTTCCACTAACGTTGTCCCACCAGGATTGAAACGCAAGTCAATGGCCACATGATTCACTTGTTCCCTTTTGACATCGATGAAAAAGTCCCGAATCACAGACCTCGTTGTGTCGTCTAACGCAGCAAAGCTATCGATATACAAAACCGCCAGATCATCCTCTTTGGAAATAGCATAATCCAATCGATCTCTGGTCAGATAAGGGCTTGCAAATTTCAGTATTTTCTTCATTTGCAGCTTCCCCTCGATGACCTCATTCCCCCGCTCCACGACGAGTTGAACTTTGTTTTCATTTGCCAATCCAAAATATTGAAGCTATCTCCCTTGTGCCCTATATGACTTCCAACCAGCCGGCGATTCCGACTCCTTGCTTTACTTGCCCCGCATATTATTGAACCGTCACATGGCCTCTGTACATATTGCCTGCCGGGGTTCTTGCATTCTGTATGGCGGTGGCCGCCGCGCTGCCGTAGGCCCCGATGACATAGACGGAAGGATCGGTCAGATAGAGCGTATTATGGGAA
Proteins encoded in this region:
- a CDS encoding GNAT family N-acetyltransferase, which codes for MFIRKAEAKDAQAFIDFCARLDQETKFMLYGPGERGLTLEEQARRFASLYDSDDSIMLLAVTDQGGIAGFAAGIGSSLKRSRHAVSVVIGILEHYAGQGLGSRLMEEVENWAAAAGKHRLQLTVMTHNERAIQLYTKRGFRIEGTLSRSLRVDDQFVDEYMMAKLIHTGEEYSDGTRTTSSNDTNG
- a CDS encoding GNAT family N-acetyltransferase — encoded protein: MIISEQDFEAKGITYTIRSASATDAEELSALRVQIDGETEFLDREPGEAFIDVPGFEHLIRADSEKKRNIFLVSVVQDRIVGFSRCEGSQLRRFYHKVEFGVCVQKEFWGCGIGKNLLKQSMAWADSNGITKITLNVLETNEKAIALYKMLGFEIEGTLRNDKILSDGKYYNTIVMGRCID
- a CDS encoding S41 family peptidase, whose translation is MKKILKFASPYLTRDRLDYAISKEDDLAVLYIDSFAALDDTTRSVIRDFFIDVKREQVNHVAIDLRFNPGGTTLVENFWHRRDAESGFPNQN